From a single Alloactinosynnema sp. L-07 genomic region:
- a CDS encoding N-acetylmuramoyl-L-alanine amidase — MGAVLRRHATALAAAGALAAAMSACAGPAAQSGQALPVVTTSSSPSTPSTTPPPSSSPSAEPTSSSAAPTTVPPTASAKPTTQNPPATGRVVVIDPGHNGGNSTHTAEINRAVPAGRGRTKPCNTTGTATQTGYPEHAFTWDVAQRVRDLLTARGVKVIMTRKDNAGVGPCVDKRAAIGNESGAAAVVSLHADGSTAAGAHGFHLAYSSPPLNAAQGEPSLRLARTLRDKMVAGGLATSTYAGTDGLSPRDDLAGLNLTERPTVLVECGNMRDTAEAAVLASPAGRQRYADAIANGILGFLG, encoded by the coding sequence GTGGGCGCCGTGCTGAGACGACACGCGACGGCCCTCGCCGCCGCCGGTGCCCTGGCCGCGGCGATGTCCGCGTGCGCGGGTCCGGCGGCCCAGTCCGGACAGGCGCTGCCGGTGGTGACCACGTCGTCGTCACCGTCAACACCATCGACGACACCGCCACCGTCGTCATCGCCGTCGGCCGAACCGACATCGTCCAGCGCGGCGCCGACGACAGTGCCGCCGACAGCATCGGCGAAGCCGACGACGCAGAACCCGCCCGCGACCGGGCGGGTCGTGGTGATCGATCCCGGCCACAACGGCGGCAACTCCACCCACACCGCGGAGATCAACCGGGCGGTGCCCGCCGGGCGCGGGCGGACCAAGCCGTGCAACACCACCGGGACCGCCACCCAGACGGGTTACCCCGAGCACGCGTTCACCTGGGACGTGGCGCAGCGGGTGCGCGACCTGCTCACCGCGCGCGGGGTCAAGGTGATCATGACCAGGAAGGACAACGCCGGAGTCGGCCCGTGTGTGGACAAGCGCGCCGCCATCGGCAACGAGTCCGGCGCCGCGGCCGTAGTGTCGCTGCACGCCGACGGCTCGACGGCGGCGGGCGCGCACGGCTTCCACCTGGCGTACTCGTCGCCGCCGCTGAACGCCGCCCAGGGTGAGCCGTCGCTGCGGCTGGCCCGCACGCTGCGCGACAAGATGGTCGCGGGCGGCTTGGCGACCTCGACTTACGCGGGCACCGACGGCCTGTCCCCGCGCGACGACCTCGCCGGGCTGAACCTGACCGAGCGGCCCACCGTGCTCGTCGAGTGCGGAAACATGCGCGACACAGCCGAGGCGGCCGTGCTCGCGAGCCCGGCGGGCAGACAGCGCTACGCCGATGCGATAGCCAACGGCATCCTCGGATTCCTTGGCTGA
- a CDS encoding YbaB/EbfC family nucleoid-associated protein, which yields MRGATVFPGGGAPDLQAIMAQAQKMQEQLLSAQQELADAEVSGTAGGGLVVATVSGAGELKALEIDPKVVDPEDTETLADLIVAAVRDAGAQAQKLAEDKMGPLAGGLGGGLGLPGM from the coding sequence ATGAGAGGGGCCACGGTGTTTCCTGGTGGCGGTGCGCCGGACCTGCAGGCGATCATGGCGCAGGCGCAGAAGATGCAGGAACAGCTGCTCAGCGCGCAGCAGGAGCTGGCCGACGCGGAGGTCTCCGGGACCGCGGGCGGTGGCCTCGTGGTGGCGACCGTGTCCGGCGCCGGTGAGCTCAAGGCCCTCGAAATCGACCCGAAAGTGGTCGACCCGGAGGACACCGAGACCCTCGCCGACCTGATCGTCGCCGCCGTGCGCGACGCGGGCGCGCAGGCGCAGAAGCTGGCCGAGGACAAGATGGGTCCCCTCGCGGGCGGCCTGGGCGGCGGGCTCGGCCTGCCGGGCATGTGA
- the recR gene encoding recombination mediator RecR — translation MYEGPVQDLIDELGRLPGVGPKSAQRIAFHLLGAEPADVTRLQDALQKVKDGVVFCDVCGNVSAETRCRICSDARRDPSAVCVVEEPKDVLAIERTREFKGRYHVLGGALDPLSGIGPEQLRIRQLLARIGAAEITEVILAMDPNTEGEATATYLVRMLRDFPGLTVTRLASGLPMGGDLEFADELTLGRALSGRRTV, via the coding sequence ATGTACGAGGGCCCGGTCCAGGACCTGATCGACGAACTCGGCAGGCTGCCGGGCGTCGGGCCCAAAAGCGCGCAGCGCATCGCCTTCCACCTGCTCGGCGCCGAACCCGCCGACGTCACCCGATTGCAGGACGCACTGCAGAAGGTTAAGGACGGCGTGGTGTTCTGCGACGTCTGCGGCAACGTCTCCGCGGAGACAAGGTGCCGCATCTGCAGTGACGCCCGGCGCGATCCGTCGGCGGTGTGCGTGGTCGAGGAGCCCAAGGACGTCCTCGCCATCGAGCGCACCCGCGAGTTCAAGGGCCGCTACCACGTCCTCGGCGGCGCGCTGGATCCGTTGTCCGGCATCGGTCCCGAGCAGCTGCGCATCCGCCAGCTGCTCGCCAGGATCGGCGCCGCGGAGATCACCGAGGTGATCCTGGCGATGGACCCGAACACCGAGGGCGAGGCCACGGCCACCTACCTGGTGCGGATGCTGCGCGACTTCCCCGGCCTGACGGTCACCCGCCTGGCCTCTGGTCTGCCGATGGGCGGCGACCTGGAGTTCGCCGACGAGCTGACGCTGGGCCGGGCGCTGTCCGGCCGTCGCACGGTGTGA
- a CDS encoding uridine kinase, producing the protein MVAIDGPSGAGKSTVAAQLAADLREQGVSTAVVPTDHFATWTDPVAWWPRLVEGVLDPLAANRPGGYKQMIWADGIPRPGDLITVGVPEVLIVEGVSAGRRSVQHRISLLVWAECADPGTRLARSVARDGEASRAELSRWQAFETGWFAVDGTRERADVRVRS; encoded by the coding sequence CTGGTGGCCATCGACGGCCCGTCCGGCGCGGGAAAGTCGACCGTGGCCGCCCAGTTGGCCGCTGACCTGCGCGAACAGGGTGTGTCCACGGCCGTCGTGCCGACTGATCACTTCGCCACGTGGACCGATCCGGTCGCCTGGTGGCCGCGGCTCGTCGAGGGCGTCCTCGACCCGCTCGCCGCGAATCGGCCGGGCGGCTATAAGCAAATGATATGGGCAGATGGCATACCCCGACCCGGCGATTTGATCACTGTCGGTGTTCCTGAGGTGCTGATCGTCGAAGGTGTTTCGGCCGGGCGGCGCTCGGTTCAGCACCGGATTTCTCTGCTCGTCTGGGCCGAATGCGCCGATCCCGGCACCCGATTGGCCAGGTCGGTGGCCCGCGACGGCGAAGCCAGCCGCGCCGAGCTGAGTCGCTGGCAGGCGTTCGAGACCGGCTGGTTCGCCGTCGATGGCACCCGCGAGCGCGCGGACGTGCGTGTCCGTTCCTGA
- a CDS encoding ABC transporter permease, whose product MTPPLEVTEATAAVPPEATLAGASQKAIQGRSLGQIAWRRLKRDKVAMTGGLVVVFLVLVAVFAPLIIDLLGTDPNFRDYKLVDADTGLPIGGGGGVSSEHIFGVEPGNGRDIFSRVVEGAKISLLIAFLATILSVVIGTVMGIVAGYFGGWVDTLISRLMDIFLAFPLLLFAIALVGVIGTAGFGLDGLTLRIVVIIFIIGFFNWPYIGRIVRGQTLSLREREFVDAARSLGAKPKYVLFKELLPNLVAPILVYSTLLIPTNILFEAALSFLGVGVPPPTATWGGMLSDATRWYQVDPQFMFPPGLAIFVTVLAFNLFGDGLRDALDPRSR is encoded by the coding sequence ATGACGCCGCCACTCGAAGTGACCGAGGCGACCGCTGCGGTGCCACCGGAGGCCACCCTCGCGGGTGCGAGCCAGAAGGCGATCCAGGGCCGCTCGCTCGGCCAGATCGCCTGGCGTCGCCTCAAGCGCGACAAGGTCGCGATGACCGGCGGGCTCGTCGTCGTCTTCCTGGTCCTGGTGGCGGTCTTCGCCCCGCTGATCATCGACCTGCTGGGGACCGACCCCAACTTCCGCGACTACAAGCTCGTCGACGCCGACACCGGCCTGCCGATCGGCGGCGGCGGCGGGGTCAGCTCCGAGCACATCTTCGGCGTCGAGCCGGGCAACGGCCGCGACATCTTCAGCCGGGTCGTCGAAGGCGCCAAGATCTCCCTGCTGATCGCGTTCCTCGCGACGATCCTGTCGGTGGTCATCGGCACCGTCATGGGCATCGTCGCAGGCTACTTCGGTGGCTGGGTCGACACCCTGATCAGCAGGCTGATGGACATCTTCCTGGCCTTCCCGCTGCTGCTGTTCGCCATCGCGCTCGTCGGTGTCATCGGCACCGCGGGGTTCGGCCTGGACGGTCTGACCCTGCGCATCGTGGTGATCATCTTCATCATCGGGTTCTTCAACTGGCCCTACATCGGGCGCATCGTCCGCGGACAGACACTGTCGCTGCGCGAACGCGAGTTCGTCGACGCCGCGCGCAGCCTGGGCGCCAAGCCCAAGTACGTGCTGTTCAAGGAACTGCTGCCCAACCTTGTCGCACCGATCCTGGTGTACTCCACGCTTCTGATCCCCACCAACATCCTGTTCGAGGCGGCACTGTCCTTCCTTGGAGTGGGCGTGCCGCCGCCTACCGCGACGTGGGGCGGCATGCTCTCGGACGCGACCCGGTGGTACCAGGTCGATCCGCAGTTCATGTTCCCGCCCGGCCTCGCCATTTTCGTGACCGTTCTGGCGTTCAACCTGTTCGGTGACGGTCTGCGGGACGCGCTCGACCCGCGCTCGCGGTGA